The Candidatus Tanganyikabacteria bacterium genomic sequence CCGGTCTCCACGCCGCACGTGACCCTGGGCGGTCTGGTCGCCGACGCCCTCAACCTGGGACGGTAGCGTCCTCGCCCTCGAAGTAGTCGACCTTCGCGGCCTGCTTGAAGACGCCGCGGAAGCCGGCTTGGGCGCCCCGGGGCACCGCGTGGATCGCCACTTTCCCGGAGTCCGGGTACTCGCAGAGGTCCACCTCCTCTTCCGTGCTGATCGCCAGGTATGAAAGCGGCTCCGTGCCCGTGTTGACGAACTGGTGGGCGCCGGCCGGACCGGGCGGGCACGCGACGACGTCCCCGGCGCGCACTTCGCTCTCCTCGGTGCCGTAGCGCAGCGTGCCGGTCCCTTCGAGGATGTAGAACAGTTCCTCGCTCTTGTGGTGGAAGTGGAAGGGACAGTTGACGCCGCCCGGCGGCAACCGCGTGACGATGAGGCTGATCCGCTCGGAGCGGACGTGCCGGTCGACGTAGAGATCGTCCGACTCGAAGCGCCCGTGGCCCCAGGATTCCCACGGCACGTCGGCCAGGTTGATCTTGTACGGCTTGTCGGCCTTGGTTCCGGGATCGTTGAATGGCATGCTCGTGTCCTCCTCGTTGCACGGATTTCTCCCAGCTTGACATAACCGTCACGCAAGTCCGGGTAGAATGCGAGCGAGGGCTCAAGGAAGAGCGAGCACTCGGAGGCATTGAGGTCCCGGTTTTGGCGCTTGATCCGATCGCACGGGTGAGCGCGGCTCCCGTCGCGCAGCCTGCGCGCACGCAGCCGAGCGAGCCGCCGATCGCGCCGGGACCGGCCCTCGAGCAGATCGGCACGCCGACCACCGCGCGCGAGTTGAAGGGCGATCCGGTCAAGCTGTTGCCGATCGGGGCCGAGGAAGAGGTCCTCACCGCCCTGGCCGTCATCCTCGAGAAGGCCGACCTGGCCAAGGTGAGCATCCACGACCTGGCCAACGCCGTGAAGACGGTCCTGGAGTCGTCGCGCAGGCCGCCCGGCGACGCCGCGCCGCCCGCAAGCCCGCCGCCCGCGACGCCGCCGCCAGGGACGCCGCCCCGGACTCCGCCGTCCGCGCCTGGAACGCCGCGGCCCGCTCCGCCGACCAAGGCCCCCAAGCCAGGCGCCCAGGCGGGTACCGACGATACGGTGGCCGACTTCGGCAAGCTGTCGGTCAACGGCCAGTCGCTGTTCCTCGGGCAGGTCCAGGCGCCGTACGTCACGCGCCTGGAGGCGGCGTTCTACGTCACGGCGGTGATCAACACCCTGCCGGGCAGCCCCGTCGTGGCGAGCGTCGATCCCGATACGGACAACCTCCGGTTGCAGAGCAAGACCGGCGGGAGCTTCACGATCGACTCGGTCGGCAGTTTCACCTTCCAGGACCCGCGCACGCAGATCGATCTGGGCTTCGTGCCCGGGACCTACAACGGCTCGGCCACCGCCGACTACCCCATCGACGGCCCCTACTTCAAGGGCCCCAAGCTCCGCGGCAATCCGCCGCCGCCGCCGCCCCCACCACCGCCGCCGCCTCCTCCTCCGCCGCCCCCGCCACCGCCGCCCCCACCGCCGCCGAAGGTGTTCCGCACGGTGCAGCGCCGGATCTTCGACGAAAACGGCTTCGGATTCATCCTGGACGTCCAGGAAGAGGTGCCGTCCACTTAACGTCGTCCATGCCGTCCGAGGGCAGGGCAGGCAGCCCTGAGTTATCTCCAGGGGGACCCTCGCTCTTTCCCGGAGGTTGGCGATGGCACGACGGGCGCGCCGCCTGACGGCGGCGGTTTCTCTGGCATTCCTGGCCGGCGCGGCGTGCGCCAAGTTCCAGGAGGGACGCGGGGGGAAACGCGGGATCTCGGCCCTCGACGGATCGCCCGAACCGATCGTGGTCGCGGCGGCCGGCGATATCTCCTGCGATCCCGACGACACCTGGTACTACAACGGCGGAAACGGCCGCCCCAACGCCTGCCGGCAGAAGGCCACCTCGGAAATCGTCAAGGCG encodes the following:
- a CDS encoding cupin domain-containing protein, which produces MPFNDPGTKADKPYKINLADVPWESWGHGRFESDDLYVDRHVRSERISLIVTRLPPGGVNCPFHFHHKSEELFYILEGTGTLRYGTEESEVRAGDVVACPPGPAGAHQFVNTGTEPLSYLAISTEEEVDLCEYPDSGKVAIHAVPRGAQAGFRGVFKQAAKVDYFEGEDATVPG